A segment of the Agromyces sp. H17E-10 genome:
ACCTCGTCGAACTCGTCCTCCAGGCACCGCCGTTCTGGGTCGTGATCCTCGCGATCGCCGCCCTGGCCTGGTTCGCCCGCGGCTGGAAGCTCGCCGTCGGCTCGGCGATCGGCCTCCTCGTGATCGTCGGCGTCGACCAGTGGGACAACGCCATGGCGACGCTTGCGCTCGTGCTCGTCGCGAGCGCGATCGCGGTCGTCGTGGCGGTGCCGGTCGGTGTGCTCGCCGCGCGCTCCGACGGCGCGTCGCGGGTCATCCGCCCGATCCTCGACTTCATGCAGACGATGCCCGCGATGGTCTACCTGATCCCGGCGCTCATCCTGTTCCGCGTCGGCGTCGTGCCGGGCATCGTGGCGACGATCATCTTCGCCATGGCCCCTGGCGTGCGGCTCACCGAGCTCGGCATCCGCGGCGTCGACCGCGAGGTCGTCGAGGCGGGGCAGGCGTTCGGCTCGTCGCCGTGGCGCATCCTCCGCCAGATCCAGCTGCCGCTCGCGATGCCGAGCATCATGGCCGGCGTCAACCAGGTCATCATGCTCTCGCTCTCGATGGTCGTCATCGCGGGCATGGTCGGCGCGGGCGGCCTCGGCGGCGACGTCGTGCAGTCGCTCACGCGCATCGACGTGGGCCTCGGCTTCGAGGCGGGCGTCTCGGTCGTCATCCTCGCGATCATCCTCGACCGCATCACGGGCGCGCTCGGCGCACCCAGGGCCCGGCGGCGCCGGCGACCGGTGGCGGATGCCTCGGCGCCGACGTCCAGCGCGGCCGCCGACGCCGGCGTCGGCGACGAGCGCGACGAGCCCGTCCCGGTCGGCGCCCGCCCCGAGGCATCCGCGACGACGGTCTGACGCCGCCCCCTGCGGGGCCTCGATCCGCGTCCTCCGTCGTCGGGCGCCCCTCGACCACCCGTGCCCTCGTCGGGCGCCCTCGACCGACGCACACGACCTCACCCCAACGCCCGTGACCCTGCGCACGGGAGGAAAGGAGTCACATGAAGAAGCGCATGCTCACCGGAGCACTCGCACTGGGCGCCGTCTCGGCGCTCGCCCTCACCGGCTGCGCCACCGGTGCCGAGGCCGAGACCCTCGACAACGGCGACCGCAAGGACGTCACGATCGCCGTGTTCAACGGCTGGGACGAGGGCATCGCCGCGAGCGAGCTCTGGAAGGCCGTGCTCACCGAGCAGGGTTACGACGTCACCCTCGAGTACGCCGACCCGGCGCCCGTCTACTCGGGTCTCACGACCGACGACTACGACGTCACCCTCGACACGTGGCTGCCGA
Coding sequences within it:
- a CDS encoding ABC transporter permease, which translates into the protein MNEFRLPLGQWAAAFIDFVTEVFGGFFTFVRDVFAGFYDLVELVLQAPPFWVVILAIAALAWFARGWKLAVGSAIGLLVIVGVDQWDNAMATLALVLVASAIAVVVAVPVGVLAARSDGASRVIRPILDFMQTMPAMVYLIPALILFRVGVVPGIVATIIFAMAPGVRLTELGIRGVDREVVEAGQAFGSSPWRILRQIQLPLAMPSIMAGVNQVIMLSLSMVVIAGMVGAGGLGGDVVQSLTRIDVGLGFEAGVSVVILAIILDRITGALGAPRARRRRRPVADASAPTSSAAADAGVGDERDEPVPVGARPEASATTV